In Thalassotalea fonticola, a single genomic region encodes these proteins:
- a CDS encoding phosphatidylglycerophosphatase A family protein: MTKKSASELFNIKNPVHFLALGFGSGLSPKAPGTMGTLAAIPLYLLCSQLSLNAFIAITIFISIIGIWICDKASKDAGVHDHGAIVWDEIAGFFITMIAVPATWQSIIVGFIFFRILDIAKPWPISIADKKVGGGFGIMLDDIIAGILACVLMHSVF, from the coding sequence ATGACCAAAAAAAGTGCCAGTGAATTATTTAATATAAAAAACCCAGTGCACTTTTTAGCCTTAGGCTTTGGCAGTGGTTTAAGCCCTAAAGCTCCAGGCACTATGGGCACACTGGCCGCTATACCTCTATACCTTTTATGTTCACAACTTTCATTAAACGCATTTATTGCAATAACAATCTTTATCTCAATTATCGGTATTTGGATATGTGACAAAGCATCAAAAGATGCAGGTGTACACGATCATGGCGCTATTGTATGGGATGAAATAGCAGGCTTTTTCATTACCATGATTGCTGTTCCTGCCACCTGGCAATCAATTATTGTCGGTTTTATATTCTTTCGTATTCTTGATATTGCCAAGCCTTGGCCTATATCCATTGCAGACAAAAAAGTAGGCGGTGGCTTCGGTATCATGCTTGACGACATTATCGCTGGTATTTTAGCCTGCGTACTCATGCACTCGGTTTTTTAA
- a CDS encoding peptide MFS transporter: protein MSNSNMGPNAGSMFGHPKGLFLLFGTEMWERMSYYGMRGIFVLYLVAFAGSFGWDMAYFGIDPTAADAEKLFNTAIQSKALGILGIYAFFVYVTPVLGGWMADNVWGQRKSIIVGGLLMMVGQFFLGTPHSFISGMEVPFLWIGLVFLIVGNGFFKPNISTMVGDLYEEGDKRRDAAFTIFYMGINLGSILGYLVVGTIGEKVNYQYGFLVAGVGMLVGVLLQLALSSKYLGNVGVEPSAKQTTGKTAASNAPLTSEERDRVKVILIMSFFTIIFWLGFEQAAGSMNLFAKYKTDLVFFGWEMPASWLQTVNPIFVIILAPIFAAMWLKMGAAEPNSPKKFAMGMFFLGLGFISMVMAALQIGDVDGAKAHVIWLVLAYLFHTMGELCLSPIGLSMVTKLAPLKYTSLLMGMWFFFSGVGNYLAAWVGQMVGETGPLQAFSGVAIMAFLAGIMLWLLSDKLVDWMHGAEDSHPQDLEEKFEEEMSVTGTHEGISEKH from the coding sequence ATGTCTAATTCGAATATGGGGCCTAATGCGGGCAGTATGTTTGGTCACCCGAAAGGTTTGTTCTTACTTTTTGGTACCGAAATGTGGGAACGTATGAGTTACTACGGTATGCGTGGTATTTTTGTACTTTACTTGGTAGCGTTTGCCGGCAGTTTTGGCTGGGATATGGCCTACTTTGGTATCGACCCAACGGCGGCTGATGCCGAAAAGCTTTTCAACACAGCAATTCAATCTAAAGCACTTGGTATTTTAGGTATCTATGCATTCTTCGTTTATGTGACCCCTGTACTAGGTGGTTGGATGGCCGATAATGTTTGGGGCCAACGTAAGTCAATCATTGTTGGTGGCTTATTAATGATGGTAGGTCAATTTTTCCTAGGTACGCCGCACAGCTTTATTTCTGGTATGGAAGTGCCTTTTTTATGGATAGGTCTTGTATTCCTTATTGTTGGTAACGGTTTCTTCAAGCCAAACATCTCTACTATGGTTGGTGATTTATATGAAGAAGGCGATAAGCGTCGTGATGCCGCGTTTACTATCTTCTACATGGGTATCAACTTAGGTTCTATCTTAGGTTACTTAGTTGTTGGTACTATCGGTGAGAAAGTTAATTACCAATATGGTTTCCTAGTTGCCGGTGTTGGTATGCTTGTTGGTGTACTATTACAACTCGCTCTTTCGAGTAAGTACTTAGGTAATGTTGGTGTTGAACCATCTGCTAAACAAACTACAGGTAAAACTGCTGCATCAAATGCGCCACTAACGTCAGAAGAGCGTGACCGTGTTAAAGTTATCTTAATTATGTCGTTTTTCACCATTATTTTCTGGTTAGGTTTCGAGCAAGCTGCAGGTTCAATGAACCTTTTTGCTAAATATAAAACTGATTTAGTATTTTTTGGTTGGGAAATGCCAGCATCATGGTTACAAACAGTAAACCCTATTTTTGTAATTATATTAGCGCCAATATTTGCAGCTATGTGGTTAAAAATGGGCGCTGCCGAACCAAATTCGCCGAAGAAATTTGCCATGGGTATGTTTTTCTTAGGCCTTGGTTTTATCTCAATGGTAATGGCTGCATTACAAATTGGTGATGTTGACGGTGCTAAAGCACACGTTATTTGGTTAGTATTAGCTTATTTATTCCATACTATGGGTGAGTTATGTTTATCGCCAATCGGTCTTTCAATGGTAACTAAGCTAGCACCTCTAAAATATACTTCATTATTAATGGGTATGTGGTTCTTCTTCTCAGGTGTTGGTAACTACTTAGCTGCATGGGTTGGTCAAATGGTTGGTGAAACTGGTCCATTACAAGCCTTTTCTGGTGTTGCAATTATGGCATTTTTGGCTGGTATAATGTTATGGCTGTTAAGTGACAAACTAGTCGATTGGATGCATGGCGCAGAAGATTCACACCCGCAAGACTTAGAAGAAAAGTTCGAAGAAGAAATGTCTGTTACAGGTACTCACGAAGGTATTTCTGAAAAGCATTAA
- the wecA gene encoding UDP-N-acetylglucosamine--undecaprenyl-phosphate N-acetylglucosaminephosphotransferase: MFDFSVLIYPACTAFLFAFVAIKVIKPLALEFGLVDTPTARKLHNGNVPLIGGISIFLAVLVATTIWLPNTQELRLYLIASAMMVFIGAVDDKYDLSVGVRLVGQLIIASLMIYGVGAYIHDLGNVFALGEIDLGWLGIPFTYFAIIVAINAFNMIDGIDGLVGSLSINTFAGISVLFIYQGHEGYISYALILATAIFPYLLFNLGIPEGKSRKIFMGDAGSMFIGLSVVWLLSEGSQGELRSFNAVTALYLTAIPLMDMLAIVIRRVKKGVSPLKPDRDHIHHILLRLGYNQRQTLIIISFIAAILSAVGILGEIYLVPESLMFALFLAIFAIYHGVFRSTKALNYFIKVPK; the protein is encoded by the coding sequence GTGTTTGATTTCTCAGTATTAATATATCCAGCTTGTACAGCCTTTCTTTTTGCTTTTGTAGCAATCAAAGTTATCAAACCTTTAGCTCTAGAATTCGGTTTAGTTGACACCCCAACAGCAAGAAAATTACACAACGGTAATGTTCCTCTTATTGGCGGTATATCAATTTTTTTAGCTGTTTTAGTTGCAACAACTATTTGGTTACCTAATACTCAAGAACTTCGCTTGTACCTTATTGCATCCGCTATGATGGTATTTATTGGTGCAGTAGATGATAAATACGATTTAAGCGTAGGTGTTCGCTTAGTTGGCCAGCTAATAATCGCCAGTTTAATGATTTACGGTGTTGGTGCATATATCCACGATTTGGGTAATGTATTCGCGTTAGGTGAAATTGATTTAGGTTGGCTGGGCATTCCGTTCACTTACTTTGCCATAATTGTTGCAATTAATGCTTTTAATATGATTGACGGCATAGATGGCCTTGTCGGTTCTTTAAGCATTAATACCTTTGCAGGCATTTCTGTTCTCTTTATCTACCAAGGGCATGAAGGTTATATTAGTTATGCTCTTATTCTTGCCACTGCTATTTTTCCCTATTTATTATTTAACCTAGGCATTCCTGAAGGCAAGAGCAGAAAAATATTTATGGGTGACGCGGGCTCTATGTTTATTGGTTTAAGCGTAGTTTGGTTGTTGTCAGAAGGATCACAAGGAGAGCTTCGCTCATTTAATGCTGTTACCGCATTATACTTAACGGCTATCCCGTTAATGGATATGTTGGCTATTGTTATTCGTCGCGTTAAAAAAGGTGTTTCACCGCTTAAGCCCGACCGAGATCATATCCACCACATACTATTACGCTTGGGGTATAATCAACGTCAAACTTTAATAATTATATCTTTTATCGCCGCTATTTTGAGCGCTGTTGGTATACTAGGTGAAATTTATTTAGTCCCAGAAAGCTTAATGTTTGCGCTGTTTTTAGCCATATTTGCTATTTATCATGGTGTGTTTAGAAGTACCAAAGCGTTAAATTACTTTATCAAAGTACCCAAATAA